Proteins encoded by one window of Kribbella flavida DSM 17836:
- a CDS encoding holo-ACP synthase has product MIVGVGIDVVDVERFMKTLERTPGLRDRVFTASEAARPPASLAARFAAKEALAKALGAPAGMHWHDAEVRTDDSGRPWLEITGTVKAKASELGVQSLHLSLSHDAGIASAVVVLEG; this is encoded by the coding sequence ATGATCGTCGGCGTGGGCATCGACGTGGTCGACGTGGAACGGTTCATGAAGACGCTGGAGCGCACCCCCGGTCTGCGCGACCGGGTCTTCACCGCGTCCGAGGCGGCCCGGCCGCCTGCTTCGCTGGCCGCCCGGTTCGCCGCCAAGGAGGCACTGGCCAAGGCGCTCGGCGCCCCGGCCGGGATGCACTGGCACGACGCGGAGGTCCGCACCGACGACTCCGGCCGGCCCTGGCTGGAGATCACCGGCACGGTCAAGGCCAAGGCGTCCGAGCTGGGCGTGCAGAGTCTGCACCTGTCGCTGAGCCACGACGCCGGCATCGCGTCGGCGGTCGTCGTCCTGGAAGGCTGA
- the coaA gene encoding type I pantothenate kinase — protein sequence MLQPPREVTPYTELDRAAWAQLAETTESPLTAEEIERLRGLGDEIDIDEVREVYLPLSRILSLYVRHARALHADTEGFLGHTATRTPFVIGIGGSVAVGKSTTARLLRELLARWPEHPRVALVTTDGFLWPNAELERRGLMLRKGFPESYDRKALLRFVVEVKSGMDNVEAPVYSHLHYDRLEGVRTTVEQPDILLLEGLNVLQPAPRHADGKSGLAVSDFFDFSVYVDAAADDIRSWYVHRFLKLWETAFRNPESYFVRYGELSRGEAIAKAESLWDGINGPNLRENILPTRSRATLVLRKGADHAVRWVRLRKL from the coding sequence ATGCTGCAGCCGCCGCGGGAGGTGACTCCCTACACCGAGCTGGACCGGGCCGCCTGGGCGCAACTGGCCGAGACGACCGAGTCACCGCTGACCGCCGAGGAGATCGAGCGGCTGCGCGGCCTCGGCGACGAGATCGACATCGACGAGGTCCGCGAGGTCTACCTGCCGCTGTCGCGGATCCTGTCACTCTACGTGAGGCACGCTCGCGCGCTGCACGCGGACACCGAGGGGTTCCTCGGCCACACCGCGACCAGGACGCCGTTCGTGATCGGCATCGGCGGTTCGGTTGCCGTCGGCAAGTCCACCACCGCGCGGCTGCTGCGCGAGCTGCTCGCCCGCTGGCCCGAGCACCCGCGGGTCGCCCTCGTCACCACCGACGGCTTCTTGTGGCCGAACGCCGAGCTGGAGCGGCGCGGGCTGATGCTGCGCAAGGGGTTCCCCGAGTCCTACGACCGCAAGGCGCTGCTGCGCTTCGTGGTCGAGGTGAAGTCCGGGATGGACAACGTCGAGGCGCCGGTCTACTCGCACCTGCACTACGACCGGCTCGAAGGCGTCCGGACCACGGTCGAGCAGCCCGACATCCTGCTGCTCGAAGGGCTGAACGTGCTGCAGCCCGCGCCCCGGCACGCCGACGGCAAGAGCGGGCTGGCGGTCAGCGACTTCTTCGACTTCTCGGTGTACGTCGACGCGGCCGCCGACGACATCCGGTCCTGGTACGTGCACCGCTTCCTCAAGCTCTGGGAGACCGCCTTCCGCAACCCGGAGTCGTACTTCGTCCGGTACGGCGAGCTGAGCCGCGGCGAGGCGATCGCGAAGGCGGAGTCGCTGTGGGACGGCATCAACGGCCCGAACCTGCGGGAGAACATCCTGCCCACCCGCTCCCGCGCGACCCTGGTGCTGCGCAAGGGCGCCGACCACGCCGTCCGCTGGGTCCGGCTGCGCAAGCTCTGA
- a CDS encoding MFS transporter: MTSLACDPAASPTGRLVTPRFARLLVMTFGSGLSMYLLTSVVPVYLAANGSGGIGAGLSTGAMMFAAVAVELLVPAMLKRFGYRGTLALGLVLLGAPSIALIFTASLPLVLAVCVVRGAGLAIMVVGAVALVAELTPAGRRGEGLGVYGVVVGLPAAVGLPLGVYLTGVVGFEVLFVLAAACSLAGLAALPTMPGRVVVPSGDEEQHVRVLGGLRGSGLLMPTWVFAAVTVAAGISVTFLPLASGNHLMVAAALLIQSVTAPGARWLAGRLGDRVGPDRLLVPALLLAALGAGSLVFVGTPAAVVIGAAFFGTGFGAAQNLTLAIMYDRVPRSRYGQVSALWNLAYDAGWGAGAILFGFVVAGVGYPTAFALTAAVVALAVVPAARARRFA; this comes from the coding sequence ATGACCAGCCTCGCTTGCGATCCCGCCGCCTCTCCGACCGGCCGACTCGTCACCCCGCGGTTCGCGCGGTTGCTGGTGATGACGTTCGGCTCCGGCCTGAGCATGTACCTGCTGACCTCGGTCGTGCCCGTCTACCTCGCGGCCAACGGCTCCGGCGGCATCGGGGCCGGCCTGTCGACCGGCGCGATGATGTTCGCGGCGGTCGCCGTGGAACTGCTGGTGCCGGCGATGCTGAAGCGCTTCGGGTACCGCGGCACGCTGGCGCTGGGCCTCGTCCTGCTCGGAGCGCCCAGCATCGCGCTGATCTTCACCGCCTCGCTCCCGCTGGTGCTCGCGGTCTGCGTCGTTCGCGGCGCCGGGCTGGCCATCATGGTGGTCGGTGCGGTCGCCCTGGTTGCCGAGCTGACCCCGGCCGGCCGGCGCGGCGAAGGCCTCGGCGTGTACGGCGTGGTGGTCGGTCTGCCGGCCGCCGTCGGCCTGCCGCTGGGCGTCTACCTGACCGGCGTGGTCGGCTTCGAGGTGCTGTTCGTGCTGGCGGCAGCGTGCTCGCTGGCCGGGCTCGCGGCCCTGCCGACGATGCCCGGCCGGGTCGTTGTGCCCTCGGGGGACGAGGAGCAGCACGTCCGGGTCCTCGGTGGGCTGCGGGGGAGCGGGCTGCTGATGCCGACCTGGGTGTTCGCCGCGGTGACCGTTGCCGCCGGCATCAGCGTCACCTTTCTGCCGCTGGCGTCGGGCAACCACCTGATGGTGGCGGCCGCGCTGCTGATCCAGTCGGTGACCGCCCCGGGCGCACGGTGGCTGGCCGGGCGGCTGGGAGATCGCGTCGGCCCGGACCGGCTCCTGGTGCCGGCGTTGCTGCTGGCTGCGCTCGGTGCAGGCTCACTGGTCTTCGTCGGCACTCCCGCCGCGGTGGTCATCGGCGCCGCGTTCTTCGGGACCGGCTTCGGTGCGGCCCAGAACCTCACGCTGGCGATCATGTACGACCGGGTGCCGCGCTCGCGCTACGGCCAGGTCAGCGCGCTGTGGAACCTCGCGTACGACGCCGGCTGGGGCGCGGGAGCGATCCTGTTCGGCTTCGTCGTCGCCGGGGTCGGCTACCCGACGGCCTTCGCGCTCACCGCTGCCGTCGTCGCGCTCGCCGTGGTCCCGGCGGCCAGGGCGCGCCGCTTCGCCTGA
- a CDS encoding sugar-binding protein → MKRLGVLVIAVLLLVAGLPVTAQARSAPPPYVADPETKIHVMGEWAHPDDDTSIIGPCGVWHQRYGVKCGVIMVTRGEGGGNAVGTELGPELGLRRENEDRVAHYRSGTVDIFNLDRIDFFYNQSAPLTQYFWDEQETLRRVTRVIRTTQPEIYLGFTPTLNAGHGNHQQAGRLIWEGVLAAADPTKFPEQLRGPDALSTWQVKKVFSGGSTAGTGGTTTAAHCTTGFVPSGPDTVAGVWTGYDSPYTWPAGNLQGRPAGSAKIWQQVAEEGRAAYPTQSRVMFKGTSAPACSRFAMTQSFVPFQPNVLEDGTPNPQAGRDDAILFGATEPDPGGLPAGTLQYLTFSRFANVAGEPFQATVHLRAPRGNLAEGNVKLTVPAGWSVDGPRQVPRRSEAALTFTVTPSATAPVNQLAKISARYTTAKASGYTDNVVRIVSPAEGRFQRWGNWQEYDQWLETVAPQASRLGRSAAIQSIGVGRTLDIPVVVHNWSATPQNGSVTLDLPPNFTADATTKPYPTVAPGADTTVTFKVTNTDTALPATQNVSVPITTSFTGGSGSETLTLSIVPTTAIAKSTAAPVVDGKADAGEYPGPTLDLGRIWQGASTCTGVDDCGVSATGEGSTAKVSWSGDALYFFVHVRDDYQSYAVKPAECVGHWQADSVEILLDPRGTASQALMDTANTFKLGIFPFSDDPARGNGPCWSRDADNHQGYSSGSLDTGNAPGVQVASTARWVGSNETTVPHGYTGYDLEVKIPLATLPAAVDPANLGLNLTPYDNDDTSAPGTTTLRHIDQSTRLGWSALGSVQSDPYRWGKATLPGYTPPAGRPTTPAPPDVSSPNLNGALSPQTIAQSARNGVPISGRVPTDDLKILYAGLRRGALDVYTLASGPGTARLFLTTGDLAAIPVYTTSCTTDPPPNYGLTPCAVTDGGIPPWSPDMSGHLVKQSSRELTRGVQRWSVPLTAAQLARLRTDGRLLVSYETARDEVQAFDVRLSGRR, encoded by the coding sequence ATGAAGCGTCTTGGTGTTCTGGTGATCGCGGTTCTGCTGCTTGTCGCGGGATTGCCGGTGACAGCGCAGGCCAGGTCGGCGCCGCCGCCGTACGTGGCGGACCCGGAGACCAAGATCCACGTGATGGGGGAGTGGGCGCACCCGGACGACGACACCAGCATCATCGGGCCGTGCGGGGTGTGGCACCAGCGGTACGGCGTGAAGTGCGGCGTCATCATGGTGACCCGCGGTGAGGGCGGCGGCAACGCGGTCGGCACCGAGCTCGGCCCGGAGCTGGGCCTGCGGCGGGAGAACGAGGACCGGGTCGCCCACTACCGGTCCGGCACCGTCGACATCTTCAACCTGGACCGGATCGACTTCTTCTACAACCAGAGCGCGCCGCTGACGCAGTACTTCTGGGACGAGCAGGAGACCCTGCGCCGCGTCACCCGGGTGATCCGCACGACGCAGCCGGAGATCTACCTCGGGTTCACCCCGACCCTGAACGCCGGGCACGGCAACCACCAGCAGGCGGGCCGGCTGATCTGGGAGGGCGTGCTCGCCGCGGCGGACCCGACCAAGTTCCCCGAGCAGCTCCGCGGTCCGGACGCGCTGAGCACCTGGCAGGTGAAGAAGGTCTTCTCCGGCGGCAGCACGGCAGGCACCGGCGGTACGACGACCGCCGCGCACTGCACCACCGGTTTCGTGCCGAGCGGCCCGGACACCGTCGCCGGGGTCTGGACCGGCTACGACTCCCCGTACACGTGGCCGGCCGGCAACCTGCAGGGCCGTCCGGCCGGATCGGCGAAGATCTGGCAGCAGGTGGCCGAGGAAGGTCGCGCGGCCTACCCGACGCAGAGCCGGGTGATGTTCAAGGGCACGTCCGCCCCGGCCTGCTCCCGGTTCGCGATGACCCAGTCGTTCGTGCCGTTCCAGCCCAACGTCCTCGAGGACGGCACGCCCAATCCGCAGGCCGGCCGGGACGACGCGATCCTGTTCGGCGCGACCGAGCCGGACCCCGGCGGCTTGCCGGCCGGCACGCTGCAGTACCTGACCTTCTCCCGTTTCGCCAACGTCGCGGGCGAACCGTTCCAGGCCACCGTGCACCTCCGGGCCCCGCGCGGAAACCTTGCCGAGGGCAACGTGAAGCTGACGGTCCCGGCAGGCTGGTCGGTCGACGGTCCGCGCCAGGTGCCGCGCCGTTCGGAGGCCGCGCTCACCTTCACGGTCACGCCGTCCGCGACCGCGCCGGTCAACCAGCTCGCCAAGATCTCCGCCCGCTACACCACCGCGAAGGCCTCCGGCTACACCGACAACGTCGTCCGGATCGTCTCTCCCGCCGAGGGCCGGTTCCAGCGCTGGGGCAACTGGCAGGAGTACGACCAGTGGCTGGAAACCGTGGCCCCGCAGGCTTCCCGGCTCGGCCGGTCCGCCGCGATCCAGTCGATCGGGGTCGGCCGCACGCTCGACATACCGGTGGTCGTGCACAACTGGTCGGCCACTCCGCAGAACGGGTCCGTCACGCTCGACCTGCCGCCGAACTTCACCGCCGACGCCACCACCAAGCCCTACCCGACCGTGGCGCCGGGCGCGGACACCACGGTCACCTTCAAGGTCACCAACACCGACACCGCGTTGCCCGCGACGCAGAACGTGTCCGTCCCGATCACCACGAGCTTCACCGGCGGCTCGGGCAGTGAGACCCTGACGCTGTCGATCGTGCCGACCACGGCCATCGCCAAGTCCACCGCCGCGCCGGTCGTCGACGGCAAGGCCGACGCCGGCGAGTACCCGGGGCCGACCCTCGACCTCGGCCGGATCTGGCAGGGCGCGTCCACTTGCACCGGCGTCGATGACTGCGGCGTCTCCGCCACCGGCGAGGGCAGCACCGCCAAGGTCAGCTGGTCCGGCGACGCGCTCTACTTCTTCGTGCACGTCCGCGACGACTACCAGTCGTACGCCGTGAAACCGGCCGAGTGCGTCGGGCACTGGCAGGCCGACTCGGTGGAGATCCTGCTCGACCCGCGCGGCACCGCGTCGCAGGCACTGATGGACACCGCGAACACCTTCAAGCTCGGCATCTTCCCGTTCAGCGACGACCCGGCCCGCGGCAACGGGCCGTGCTGGTCCCGGGACGCCGACAACCACCAGGGCTACTCCAGCGGCTCGCTCGACACCGGCAACGCGCCCGGCGTCCAGGTCGCGTCGACCGCGCGCTGGGTCGGCAGCAACGAGACGACCGTGCCGCACGGCTACACCGGCTACGACCTGGAGGTGAAGATCCCGCTCGCCACCCTGCCGGCGGCCGTCGACCCGGCGAACCTCGGGCTGAACCTCACGCCGTACGACAACGACGACACCTCGGCGCCGGGCACCACCACGCTGCGGCACATCGACCAGAGCACCCGGCTCGGCTGGTCCGCGCTCGGGTCCGTCCAGTCCGACCCGTACCGCTGGGGCAAGGCCACGCTGCCCGGCTACACGCCACCCGCCGGCCGCCCGACCACCCCGGCACCGCCCGACGTGTCGAGCCCCAACCTCAACGGCGCCCTGTCGCCCCAGACCATCGCTCAGTCCGCCCGCAACGGCGTCCCCATCTCCGGCCGTGTCCCCACCGACGACCTGAAGATCCTGTACGCCGGACTGCGCCGCGGCGCGCTCGACGTCTACACCCTGGCAAGTGGTCCGGGCACCGCGCGACTCTTCCTCACCACCGGTGACCTGGCTGCGATCCCCGTCTACACGACGAGCTGCACCACCGACCCGCCGCCGAACTACGGCTTGACGCCGTGCGCGGTGACCGATGGCGGCATCCCGCCCTGGTCCCCGGACATGAGTGGTCACCTGGTGAAGCAGTCGTCGCGAGAGCTGACCAGAGGGGTTCAGCGCTGGTCGGTGCCGTTGACCGCGGCCCAGCTCGCGCGCCTCCGGACCGACGGCCGGCTGCTCGTGTCGTACGAGACTGCCCGGGACGAGGTGCAGGCCTTCGACGTACGGCTCAGCGGGCGGCGGTGA
- a CDS encoding META domain-containing protein has protein sequence MSAVATAGLLALLLSACGDESGAGGSATLSGKTYLSLAVTEDGKPKKLAPNTRIRLEFLDDGRLAATAGCNSIGGKARTGGGKLSVDELAVTEMGCDAPRHAQDTWLVQLLQSDPSWTTEADKLTITSGSTVLQLQDRETATPDVALDGTRWTLDTVITGELASTPGAANAHLTISGERVTGATGCNELQGIVARSGDKLTFGELGTTRRACDGDAAALEKTMLSTLNSEVSYSIEANRLRLRKADGSGLDFTAAR, from the coding sequence ATGAGCGCCGTAGCCACCGCCGGATTGCTTGCCCTGCTGCTGAGCGCATGCGGGGACGAGTCGGGCGCCGGCGGGTCAGCCACCCTCAGCGGCAAGACGTACCTGTCGCTCGCGGTGACCGAGGACGGCAAGCCGAAGAAGCTGGCGCCGAACACCAGGATCCGGCTGGAGTTCCTGGACGACGGCCGCCTGGCGGCCACCGCGGGCTGCAACTCGATCGGCGGCAAGGCCCGCACCGGCGGCGGGAAGCTGTCGGTCGACGAGCTGGCGGTCACCGAGATGGGGTGCGACGCGCCGCGGCACGCTCAGGACACCTGGCTGGTGCAGCTGCTGCAGAGCGATCCGTCCTGGACGACGGAAGCGGACAAGCTCACGATCACCTCGGGCAGCACCGTGCTGCAGTTGCAGGACCGCGAGACCGCCACGCCGGACGTCGCTCTCGACGGGACCAGGTGGACGCTGGACACCGTGATCACCGGCGAGCTCGCCTCGACGCCCGGCGCGGCCAACGCCCACCTGACCATCAGCGGTGAGCGAGTGACCGGGGCCACCGGCTGCAACGAGCTGCAGGGCATCGTCGCCCGCTCCGGCGACAAGCTGACCTTCGGCGAGCTCGGCACCACCCGTCGCGCCTGCGACGGTGACGCCGCCGCGCTGGAGAAGACGATGCTGAGCACGCTGAACAGCGAGGTCAGCTACAGTATCGAGGCCAACCGGCTGAGGCTCCGCAAGGCCGATGGCAGCGGCCTCGACTTCACCGCCGCCCGCTGA
- a CDS encoding PLP-dependent aminotransferase family protein, protein MADLDVTDLHGALTHRALNSMNFLNEVAQHYPDAISLAAGRPAEQFYAIEDLHAYLDTFCRYLCDELGYDEAEVRRTLFQYGRTKGIVHRLVARNLLADEGVTVDPDALVITVGCQEAMVLALRALRADDRDVLLAVAPAYVGITGAARLLDLPVLSVAGGNDGVDLDDLAAVVKAARADGLRPRACYVMPDFANPSGLSLDLETRERLLQVAAEQDLLLLEDNPYGLFPAGGAERLPTLKALDTERRVIYLGSFAKTALPGARVGYVVADQVVGHPDGTTSLLADELSKIKSMVTVNTSAVAQAMIGGKLLQNDCSLVTANRRERATYAANLRALTDGLAARFPAGEITWNVPSGGFFLVVTVPFPVDDTLLARSAQEYGVLWTPMSHFYDGDEPIHALRLSCSSVTPEEIEPALDRLTALIRDQL, encoded by the coding sequence GTGGCTGATCTGGACGTGACCGACCTGCACGGCGCCCTGACCCACCGCGCGCTGAACTCGATGAACTTCCTCAACGAGGTCGCCCAGCACTACCCGGACGCGATCTCGCTGGCCGCGGGCCGTCCGGCCGAGCAGTTCTACGCCATCGAGGACCTGCACGCGTACCTCGACACGTTCTGCCGCTACCTGTGCGACGAGCTCGGCTACGACGAGGCCGAGGTGCGGCGCACGCTGTTCCAGTACGGCCGGACGAAGGGCATCGTGCACCGCCTGGTCGCCCGGAACCTGCTCGCCGACGAGGGCGTCACGGTCGACCCGGACGCGCTGGTGATCACCGTCGGCTGCCAGGAGGCGATGGTGCTCGCGCTGCGGGCGTTGCGCGCGGACGACCGCGACGTGCTGCTAGCGGTCGCCCCGGCGTACGTCGGCATCACGGGCGCGGCGCGACTGCTCGACCTCCCGGTGCTGTCGGTTGCCGGCGGCAACGACGGTGTGGACCTGGACGATCTGGCCGCGGTGGTCAAGGCGGCTCGCGCTGACGGCCTGCGACCGCGGGCCTGCTACGTCATGCCCGACTTCGCGAACCCGTCCGGGCTGAGCCTCGACCTCGAGACGCGCGAACGGCTGCTCCAGGTGGCGGCCGAGCAGGATCTGCTGCTGCTCGAGGACAACCCGTACGGGCTGTTCCCGGCGGGCGGCGCCGAGCGGCTCCCGACGCTGAAAGCGCTCGACACCGAGCGGCGGGTGATCTACCTCGGCTCATTCGCCAAGACGGCGCTGCCGGGCGCCCGGGTCGGCTACGTCGTCGCGGACCAGGTGGTCGGGCACCCGGACGGCACCACCAGCCTGCTCGCGGACGAGCTGTCCAAGATCAAGAGCATGGTGACGGTGAACACCTCGGCCGTGGCGCAGGCGATGATCGGCGGCAAGCTGCTGCAGAACGACTGCAGCCTGGTCACCGCCAACCGGCGGGAACGCGCCACCTATGCGGCCAACCTGCGCGCGCTAACCGACGGGCTGGCCGCGCGCTTCCCCGCCGGCGAGATCACCTGGAACGTGCCGTCCGGCGGCTTCTTCCTGGTGGTCACGGTCCCGTTCCCGGTCGACGACACGCTGCTCGCCCGGTCCGCCCAGGAGTACGGCGTGCTGTGGACCCCGATGAGCCACTTCTACGACGGCGACGAGCCGATCCACGCGCTCCGGCTGTCCTGCAGCTCGGTCACCCCGGAGGAGATCGAGCCCGCCCTCGACCGGCTGACCGCGCTGATCCGCGACCAGCTCTGA
- a CDS encoding bifunctional ADP-dependent NAD(P)H-hydrate dehydratase/NAD(P)H-hydrate epimerase, with product MRRAHTVEQVRAAEAELMARLPEGTLMQRAATGLAVALGNFLGRVYGARVVLLVGSGDNGGDALYAGEKLARRGAQVVAVLLSDKVHTAGLAALRQAGGRIGGTEEIATADVVVDGIVGIGGRPGLKPQALTAVRLAEQYAVPVVAVDIPSGVDVDTGETPDEHVRAALTVTFGTHKICHFVDPAATACGPVHLVDIGLELPAAPVEALQAADVRARYPVPRGESDKYSRGVLGLMAGSAQYPGAAVIATGGALGGPLGMMRYVGPEAVGEAVRTAHAEIVVGEGRVQAWAIGSGLGDELDVARVRDLLDDEEPVLLDADGLKALDDSGDHVNVLITPHAGELARLLQVDRATVEAERLTHARLAADRYDVTVLLKGSTTVIAAPDGRVRVNTNATPWLATAGSGDVLAGLCGSLLAAGLDPFDAAAVGAHLHAAAARLSATGGPTTAIAIARALPAATRQLLDEEN from the coding sequence ATGCGTCGTGCGCACACCGTCGAGCAGGTCCGGGCGGCCGAGGCCGAGCTGATGGCGCGGTTGCCGGAGGGCACGCTGATGCAGCGCGCGGCTACCGGCCTTGCTGTTGCGCTGGGCAACTTCCTGGGCCGGGTGTACGGCGCCCGGGTGGTGCTGCTGGTCGGCTCGGGCGACAACGGCGGCGACGCCCTGTACGCCGGCGAGAAGCTGGCCCGGCGCGGCGCCCAGGTGGTCGCGGTCCTGCTGTCGGACAAGGTGCACACGGCCGGGCTGGCGGCGTTGCGGCAGGCGGGCGGCCGGATCGGCGGGACCGAGGAGATCGCGACCGCCGACGTCGTGGTCGACGGCATCGTGGGCATCGGTGGCCGGCCCGGCCTGAAACCGCAGGCGCTGACCGCGGTCCGGCTCGCCGAGCAGTACGCCGTACCGGTGGTTGCCGTGGACATCCCGTCGGGCGTCGACGTGGACACCGGCGAGACGCCGGACGAGCACGTCCGGGCGGCGCTGACGGTCACCTTCGGCACCCACAAGATCTGCCACTTCGTCGACCCGGCGGCGACCGCCTGCGGCCCGGTCCACCTGGTCGACATCGGACTGGAGCTGCCGGCCGCGCCGGTCGAGGCGCTGCAGGCGGCCGATGTCCGCGCCCGGTATCCCGTGCCGCGCGGCGAGTCGGACAAGTACTCCCGCGGCGTGCTCGGGCTGATGGCCGGCTCCGCGCAGTACCCGGGCGCCGCGGTGATCGCGACCGGCGGCGCGCTCGGCGGACCGCTCGGCATGATGCGGTACGTCGGGCCCGAGGCGGTCGGCGAGGCGGTGCGTACCGCGCACGCCGAGATCGTCGTCGGCGAGGGCCGGGTGCAGGCCTGGGCGATCGGCTCCGGTCTCGGCGACGAACTGGATGTCGCCAGGGTGCGCGACCTGTTGGACGACGAGGAGCCGGTCCTGCTCGACGCCGACGGCCTGAAAGCACTCGACGACTCCGGTGACCACGTCAACGTGCTGATCACCCCGCACGCGGGGGAGCTCGCCCGCCTCCTGCAGGTGGATCGCGCCACCGTCGAAGCCGAACGCCTGACGCACGCTCGGCTGGCCGCCGACCGGTACGACGTCACGGTCCTCCTGAAAGGCTCGACCACAGTGATCGCGGCTCCCGACGGTCGCGTCCGCGTCAATACCAACGCCACCCCCTGGCTGGCCACCGCCGGCTCCGGCGACGTCCTGGCCGGGCTGTGCGGCTCCCTGCTCGCCGCCGGCCTCGACCCCTTCGACGCCGCAGCCGTCGGCGCCCACCTGCACGCCGCCGCCGCGCGCCTGTCCGCCACCGGTGGTCCCACCACAGCCATCGCGATCGCCCGCGCGCTCCCCGCGGCCACCCGTCAGCTTCTCGACGAGGAGAACTGA
- a CDS encoding aminotransferase class V-fold PLP-dependent enzyme produces the protein MLTIAEARSEFAPTVIYLNTATLGLPPQRSREALQQALTDWQNGTANPQQYDEPVRRARAAYGELVRVDPSLIACGSQVSGFVGLVAQWLPLGGEVLVAEGEFTSLTFPFLALGHRVREVPLERLADEVRPSTALVAVSAVQSADGRVADLEALRATGVRVLLDTTQAVGWLPIDASQYAFTVAGGYKWMLTPRGTAFFTLQPELVDELTPINANWYAGTDPWNSIYGSPLRLAADARRFDLSPAWHAWIAAAPSLELLRDIGTDALHAHSTSLADTFRDTVGLDGPSNSSAIVSAVADDEVPRLMAEAGIVGSVRAGRLRLSFHLSTSTADVERASSVLRGHLQRGGAQRRP, from the coding sequence ATGCTCACCATCGCCGAAGCCCGGAGCGAGTTCGCCCCCACCGTCATCTACCTGAACACCGCCACCCTCGGCCTGCCCCCGCAGCGCAGCCGCGAAGCCCTCCAGCAGGCGTTGACCGACTGGCAGAACGGCACTGCCAACCCCCAGCAGTACGACGAACCCGTACGCCGCGCCAGGGCGGCGTACGGGGAGCTGGTGCGGGTGGACCCGAGCCTGATCGCGTGCGGGAGCCAGGTGTCGGGGTTCGTCGGACTGGTCGCCCAGTGGCTGCCGCTCGGTGGCGAGGTGCTGGTCGCGGAAGGGGAGTTCACCAGTCTCACCTTCCCGTTCCTCGCGCTCGGGCACCGGGTGCGCGAGGTGCCGCTGGAACGGCTGGCCGACGAGGTCCGGCCGTCGACAGCGCTGGTCGCCGTGTCCGCGGTGCAGTCCGCGGATGGCCGCGTCGCCGACCTGGAGGCGTTGCGGGCGACCGGCGTACGGGTGCTGCTGGACACCACCCAGGCGGTCGGCTGGTTGCCGATCGACGCGTCGCAGTACGCGTTCACCGTCGCCGGCGGCTACAAGTGGATGCTCACGCCGCGCGGCACCGCGTTCTTCACCCTCCAGCCGGAACTCGTCGACGAGCTCACCCCGATCAACGCGAACTGGTACGCCGGAACCGATCCGTGGAACAGCATCTACGGCTCGCCCCTGCGGCTGGCCGCCGACGCCCGGCGCTTCGACCTCTCCCCTGCCTGGCACGCGTGGATCGCCGCCGCTCCCTCGCTCGAGCTGCTCCGCGACATCGGCACCGACGCCCTGCACGCGCACAGCACCAGCTTGGCCGACACCTTCCGCGACACCGTCGGCCTGGACGGGCCGAGCAACTCGTCCGCAATCGTCTCCGCGGTCGCCGACGACGAGGTCCCCCGGTTGATGGCCGAGGCCGGCATCGTCGGCTCGGTCCGGGCCGGCCGGCTGCGGCTCTCCTTCCACCTCTCCACCAGTACGGCGGACGTCGAGCGCGCCTCGTCGGTGTTGCGCGGTCACCTGCAACGCGGAGGTGCGCAGCGGCGTCCGTAG